In one Silene latifolia isolate original U9 population chromosome 10, ASM4854445v1, whole genome shotgun sequence genomic region, the following are encoded:
- the LOC141607916 gene encoding uncharacterized protein LOC141607916, which translates to MTGFWNIRGLNNPNKQKHIKWFLHHHNIGLFGLLETKVKPSSLNSIRQNICEGWCISTNSQWHKGGRVWLLWKPHMFHIHFLEYNAQFIHVLVDEIGSGQSFHMTMVYAFNGVQERKSLWMKLKHFSTQVNGPWLICGDFNTVIKPCERLGGQSTEEEMNDFQDCLDHCSVVDMPATGSHFTWNNKHDASSRVYSRLDRALVNSEWIVQKPDYFAHFHLEG; encoded by the coding sequence ATGACGGGCTTTTGGAACATTAGGGGGTTAAACAATCCAAACAAACAGAAGCATATAAAATGGTTCCTGCATCACCATAACATTGGGTTGTTTGGCCTCCTTGAGACGAAGGTCAAACCTTCGTCTCTAAATAGCATTAGACAGAATATTTGTGAAGGATGGTGTATCTCAACTAATTCTCAATGGCATAAGGGAGGAAGGGTTTGGTTATTATGGAAGCCACACATGTTTCACATTCATTTCCTTGAGTACAATGCGCAATTTATTCATGTTCTTGTGGATGAGATTGGCTCTGGGCAGTCCTTTCATATGACTATGGTTTATGCTTTTAATGGTGTCCAAGAGAGGAAAAGTTTATGGATGAAATTAAAACACTTTAGCACTCAAGTTAATGGTCCATGGTTGATATGTGGAGACTTTAACACTGTTATTAAACCTTGTGAAAGATTAGGAGGACAGTCTACTGAGGAAGAGATGAATGATTTTCAGGACTGTCTGGATCACTGTAGTGTTGTGGACATGCCTGCTACTGGGTCTCATTTTACGTGGAATAATAAGCATGATGCTAGTAGTAGGGTGTACAGCAGGTTAGATAGAGCCTTGGTGAACAGTGAATGGATTGTTCAGAAGCCAGATTACTTTGCTCACTTTCACCTTGAAGGGTAA